One region of Ahniella affigens genomic DNA includes:
- a CDS encoding phage tail protein: MAEPFLSEIRIMSFVFPPKGWALCNGQLLPINQNQALFSLLGTTFGGDGRVNFGLPDLRGRTPIHVGSGHTLGERGGEQAHTLSIAEIPQHTHVWNANGVTATTNTPTATSVLANSTGENVWGPGTNLQAMSPTTVGNTGGSQAHLNMQPFLTLSFCIALQGIFPSAT, encoded by the coding sequence ATGGCGGAACCCTTCTTGTCTGAAATCAGAATCATGAGTTTCGTGTTCCCTCCAAAGGGCTGGGCACTTTGCAACGGGCAGTTACTCCCGATCAATCAGAATCAGGCCCTGTTCTCGCTGCTCGGCACGACCTTCGGCGGCGACGGCCGGGTGAACTTTGGCTTGCCTGACCTGCGCGGGCGTACGCCGATCCATGTCGGTAGTGGACATACCTTGGGCGAACGCGGTGGCGAGCAGGCTCACACCTTAAGCATTGCCGAAATACCGCAGCACACTCATGTCTGGAACGCCAACGGCGTCACGGCCACAACGAACACGCCAACAGCGACTTCGGTCTTGGCGAATTCGACTGGCGAAAACGTTTGGGGCCCGGGCACCAATCTGCAGGCGATGTCACCGACCACCGTCGGAAACACCGGCGGCTCGCAAGCGCATCTCAACATGCAGCCCTTCCTCACCCTGAGCTTCTGCATTGCGCTGCAGGGCATCTTCCCATCCGCAACCTGA
- a CDS encoding phage tail protein — protein sequence MADPFVAEIRIFPFNFAPRGWAWCDGQLLPLSQNTALFSLLGTTYGGNGKSNFALPDLQGRAPMHPGQGPGLSLHDLGETGGSETVSLLESEMPSHSHGLNVSQADGSSRVPAANQPATGIGVSMYANAGGPIVALNDNSLAPAGGDNPHNNLMPYLTFYFCIALQGVFPPRT from the coding sequence ATGGCAGATCCATTTGTAGCTGAAATCAGGATTTTCCCGTTCAACTTCGCGCCTCGGGGCTGGGCTTGGTGTGATGGCCAGCTGTTGCCGCTGTCCCAAAACACCGCGCTGTTCTCGTTGCTTGGAACCACTTATGGGGGCAACGGCAAGAGCAATTTCGCACTGCCAGACTTGCAGGGACGAGCGCCGATGCACCCGGGTCAAGGCCCTGGTCTGTCGCTGCACGACCTCGGTGAGACCGGAGGGTCCGAGACGGTGTCGTTGTTGGAAAGCGAAATGCCATCGCACAGTCACGGCCTCAATGTGTCGCAGGCTGATGGCTCTTCGCGTGTGCCTGCCGCCAATCAACCGGCAACCGGTATTGGTGTCAGCATGTACGCAAATGCCGGTGGACCGATTGTCGCGCTCAATGACAATAGTTTGGCTCCAGCCGGTGGCGACAACCCGCATAACAATCTGATGCCGTACCTGACGTTCTACTTCTGTATCGCGTTGCAGGGCGTTTTCCCACCTCGAACCTAG
- a CDS encoding phage tail protein, with product MAQPYVGEIRMFAGNFAPAGWMFCEGQLLPISENETLFQLIGTTYGGDGESTFALPDLRGRLPIHQGNGFILAETGGVEEVTLTVQQIPAHSHPALASGNTGTGAVAQGNSLSGLSVASNSAYGTDAPRTNISPVSISSVGGNQPHTNFQPYLCVDFIISLFGIFPSQT from the coding sequence ATGGCACAACCTTATGTCGGTGAGATCCGCATGTTCGCGGGAAACTTCGCGCCCGCGGGCTGGATGTTCTGCGAGGGACAGCTGCTGCCGATCTCGGAGAACGAAACACTGTTTCAGTTGATTGGCACAACGTATGGCGGTGACGGTGAGTCAACGTTTGCGCTGCCCGATCTGCGCGGACGCCTCCCGATCCACCAGGGCAATGGCTTCATCCTTGCTGAAACCGGTGGTGTCGAGGAAGTGACGTTGACCGTCCAGCAGATCCCCGCGCACTCCCATCCCGCACTCGCGTCCGGAAATACGGGAACCGGTGCGGTTGCTCAAGGAAACTCGCTCAGCGGGTTGTCGGTGGCCAGCAACTCGGCCTATGGCACTGACGCACCCCGAACGAACATTTCACCCGTGAGCATTTCCTCCGTCGGCGGCAATCAGCCCCACACGAACTTCCAGCCGTATTTGTGTGTGGACTTCATCATTTCCCTCTTTGGCATCTTCCCAAGCCAAACCTGA